A single window of Triplophysa rosa linkage group LG2, Trosa_1v2, whole genome shotgun sequence DNA harbors:
- the LOC130550173 gene encoding ADP/ATP translocase 2 produces MNETAISFAKDFLAGGIAAAISKTAVAPIERVKLLLQVQHASKQITADKHYKGIIDCVVRIPKEQGFLSFWRGNLANVIRYFPTQALNFAFKDKYKKVFLDGVDKHTQFWRYFAGNLASGGAAGATSLCFVYPLDFARTRLAADVGKAGAGREFTGLGNCLAKIFKSDGLKGLYQGFNVSVQGIIIYRAAYFGVYDTAKGMLPDPKNTHIMVSWMIAQTVTAVAGLTSYPFDTVRRRMMMQSGRKGADIMYTGTIDCWRKIARDEGGKAFFKGAWSNVLRGMGGAFVLVLYDELKKII; encoded by the exons ATGAACGAAACCGCGATCTCGTTCGCAAAGGATTTCCTGGCCGGTGGAATCGCCGCCGCGATCTCGAAAACCGCCGTCGCTCCGATCGAGAGAGTCAAACTGCTGCTGCAG GTCCAGCACGCCAGCAAGCAGATCACGGCAGACAAACACTACAAAGGTATCATTGACTGTGTAGTGCGCATTCCTAAGGAGCAGGGATTCCTGTCGTTCTGGAGAGGGAACTTGGCCAACGTCATCAGATATTTCCCCACACAGGCCCTCAACTTCGCTTTCAAGGACAAGTACAAGAAGGTGTTCCTGGACGGCGTTGACAAGCACACTCAGTTCTGGAGGTATTTCGCCGGTAACCTGGCCTCCGGTGGAGCGGCCGGAGCCACGTCCCTGTGCTTCGTCTACCCGCTGGACTTTGCCAGAACCCGTTTGGCTGCTGATGTTGGCAAAGCTGGTGCAGGGAGAGAGTTCACGGGACTCGGCAACTGTTTAGCGAAGATCTTCAAGTCTGACGGCCTGAAGGGCTTGTATCAGGGCTTCAATGTGTCCGTGCAGGGCATCATTATCTACAGAGCGGCGTACTTCGGCGTCTATGACACGGCCAAAG gaATGTTGCCGGACCCCAAGAACACGCACATCATGGTGAGCTGGATGATCGCTCAGACCGTCACCGCAGTCGCCGGTCTTACATCATATCCATTTGACACGGTCCGTCGGCGTATGATGATGCAGTCTGGACGCAAAGGAG CTGACATCATGTACACCGGCACGATCGACTGCTGGAGGAAGATCGCTCGTGATGAAGGCGGGAAGGCTTTCTTCAAAGGTGCCTGGTCTAATGTGCTGCGAGGAATGGGCGGAGCCTTCGTGCTGGTTCTGTACGATGAGCTCAAGAAGATCATTTAA